Genomic segment of Synechococcus sp. A18-25c:
ACCCCACTCCTAGAGCAAGCGAAATTCAGCGCCATTTTCAGCAACAACCTCGATGAGTTCTTCATGGTGCGGGTCGCATCACTGAAGGCCCAGGTTGAAGCGGGGATCAACAAACGCAGCGAAGACGGACTCACACCCATCGAACAGCTGCAGGCCATTCGTGAGAATCTCGCACCACTGCTGCGTCGTCAGCAGGATCACTACCGCACACGACTCAAGCAACAACTGCACGACCAGGGTGCTCATCTACTCGACTATGCGCAGCTCAATCAACGTCAACAACTCTGGATCGACAACTACTTCCAAACGGCGATCTTTCCTGTACTCACACCCTTGGCGGTGGATCCAGCACACCCATTTCCCTTCGTCAGCAACCTGAGCCTGAATGTGGCGGCACTGATTCGAGATCCGGAAACCGGACAGAGCCTGCTGGCCAGGGTGAAAGTGCCCCAAACAATCCTTCCCCGGTTCGTTGCCATCCCAACGGATCTGGCCGATTCCAAGGACAGGCCAGTCCACACCGCTGTGCCGTTGGAACAGGTTGTGGCCTTCAACCTGGAGCTGCTGTTCCCCGGCATGAGCATCGAGGGGCATTACTTCTTCCGAGTCACCAGGGATGCCGACTTGGAACTGCGTGATCTTGAGGCCGACGACTTGATGATCGCGATTGAACAAGGTCTGCGGAAGCGACGCATGGGCGGTGAAGTCGTGCGCTTAGAAGTCGCTGATGAAATGCCGCAAGACATGGTCGAAATGCTTCTGGATGGAATGTCAGTGGAAGAAAACGATCTCTACCGCGTTGACGGACCCCTTGGGCTCGACGATCTCTTTGGGCTGATGGCAATTCCCCTGGCCAAACTCAAAGACGAATCGCACTCAGGAATGACACCGGCTGTTCTTGGCCGAGCCCAGCGGAGCATGCTCGAAGACGGCTCCATCAAGGAAGAGGAGTTCGAGAGCATCTTCTCCGTGGTGCGTCGGCGTGACGTGCTTCTACATCACCCCTACGACCTGTTTTCGACCTCCGTTGAGGAGTTCATCAACCAGGCTGCGGACGATCCTCTGGTCATGGGGATCAAGATGACCCTCTATCGCACCTCGAAGGATTCACCGATCATCGCCGCCTTGATCCGCGCCGCTGAGAATGGCAAACAGGTGATGGCACTCGTGGAACTGAAGGCACGCTTCGACGAAGACAACAACATTCAGTGGGCGAAGCAGCTGGAAAGCTCAGGTGTGCACGTTGTCTATGGCGTTCTTGGCCTGAAGACACACACCAAGATCGTGCTGGTCGTCCGCAAAGAGAAAGAACGGCTGCGCAGTTACGTGCACATCGGAACCGGAAATTACAACTCAAAAACCTCTCGCCTCTACACCGACCTCGGGCTGCTCTCCGCTCGTCCAGAGCTTGGTCAAGATCTGGTGGAACTGTTCAACTACCTCACAGGCTTCTCCAAGCAGCAGGAATTCCGAAAACTACTGGTTGCTCCAGTGTCACTGCGCAAGGGCATGGAAAATCTCATCCGACGCGAAATCGAACATGCCCGGGAGGGGGGGGGCGGCCACATCAAGGCCAAGATGAATTCTTTGGTGGATCCTGAGATCATTGCTCTTCTCTACGAGGCATCACAGGCTGGCGTCATCATCGAACTGATCATTCGTGGCATGTGTTGTCTTTACCCGGGGCGTGAAGGTGTCAGCGACAACATCAGCGTGATCAGCATCATTGGACGGTTCCTCGAACATTCCCGCGTCTTTTGGTTTGCCAATGGAGGCGAACCGGAGGTGTACATCGGCAGCGCTGATTGGATGCCACGCAACCTCGATCGGCGGGTGGAAGCCGTCACATCGATCGACGAACCAGCGCTCAGGCAACAATTAGAACGCTTGTTGCAACTTTACTTAGACGACAACCGCGGCTCCTTCGACATGCAGGAAGACGGCAGCTTTCGCCAACGCCATCCCGAAGATGTTGTCTGCAATTCTCAACTGCATTTGATTGAACACTGGAAAAAAGGGCTACAAACCCACGCATAAAAACTGCAGCTGTGTATTGATGGATACAGCCATAGGGCTCGTTTCAACCTCTTCATTTCACATTTGACTCATACGACTTAACGACAATTTGCAGATTCGGAAAAACTTTCGATTCTTTCAGGTCAGATTTAGGGACGGATGCTAAATTTTGCCCAAATCTAATTTCAGGAGGCCAGGGTGATGGGGATCCCTCTGGAATCTGAAGAACTGACTCAAAAAGTCTCTTCTTCTGACCCTGTATTGCCGACCACAGGTCGACGAAACAGTGCTGCGCGTTCAAGAACTAGCTCCAGCCGCTCGTCAAAGCAGAGTGGTCGATTAGCCACCGATTCGATCGGCTACTACCTGAGCAGCATCGGACGCGTACCACTGCTAACGGCAGCCGAAGAGATCGAGCTGGCGCATCACGTGCAGGCCATGAAGGAACTTCTCGAGATACCCGAAGATGAGCGCACTCCGCGGCAGTGTCACCGCATCCGCATGGGCAAGCGTGCACGCGATCGAATGATGGCCGCCAATCTCCGCTTGGTCGTCAGTGTGGCAAAGAAATATCAGAACCAAGGCCTCGAACTGCTGGATCTGGTGCAAGAAGGTGCCATTGGTCTTGAGCGTGCGGTCGACAAATTCGACCCCGCCATGGGCTACAAGTTTTCCACCTACGCCTATTGGTGGATTCGCCAAGGGATGACCAGGGCCATCGACAACAGCGCCCGCACCATTCGTCTCCCGATTCACATCAGTGAAAAACTGTCGAAGATGCGGCGCATCACCCGTGAGCTGTCGCATCGATTCGGTCGGCAACCCAATCGCTTGGAGTTGGCGAGCGCCATGGGGATCGAGCCCCGCGACCTTGAGGATCTGATTGCCCAGAGTGCGCCCTGCGCCTCACTTGATGCCCACGCGCGTGGCGAAGAAGATCGCAGCACCCTTGGCGAATTGATTCCAGACCCCAACGGGGCGGAACCGATGGAAGGGATGGATCGGAGCATCCAGAAAGAACACCTGGGAGGCTGGCTTTCGCAACTCAACGAGCGAGAGCAAAAAATCCTCAAACTGCGTTTCGGCCTGGATGGTGCTGAGCCTTTGACCTTGGCCGAAATCGGTCGTCAAATCAATGTGTCGCGTGAGAGGGTCCGTCAGCTCGAGGCCAAGGCCATTCTGAAGCTGCGTGTGATGACCAATCACCAGAAGGCAGCCTGAGACCTTGCTTCTATCTCTGCTGATCATCAGCACCTGGATGCTCCTGGTGCTGTCAACAGCAGTGATCTGCAAACGACAGTGGCCTCAGCGCCGAGAACTCAGCCGCAAGATTGTCCACATCGGCACAGGTCCGGTGATCGCTTTGGCCTGGTGGCTTGAGATTCCTCAATCGATCGCGTTGACCGTGGCGGTAGCAGTCACCTTGATCACTGCAATCAACCACCGCTGGAAACTGCTCCCCGCCGTTGAGGATGTTGATCGCCAGAGCTACGGAACTGTGGCGTATGGGCTTGCAATTACGCTTCTGCTGGCCTTGTTTTGGCCTGATCAAGCGATTGCCGCCTGTGCCGGTGTGCTTGTGATGGCCTTCGCCGATGGCTTAGCAGGCTTGGTGGGTCGGGGGATCGAGTCAGCGAGCTGGACGTTTTGGCAACAACACAAGTCCGTTGCTGGAACATTGACGATGGCTGTGGTCACTGCCTTGGTGTTGACAGGACTGGCACTGGTGAGCCAAAGCCCTTTGCATCCCCTACGACTGTCTGCGGTCTGTGCCATGGCAGTGGGCCTAGAGCAACTAAGCCGCTGGGGAATCGACAACCTCAGCGTGCCATTGGCCGTGGGTTTGTGCTGGTCCTGGATGGTGATCTAAGCGCGAAGCAGACGCTCCATGTGCCGACACCAGTCACCCCTGCTACCCAAAGCTGCCACAAGCGTCTGATCATCGGGCAGGTCATGCAATCGCATCTGCCAGAGCTGAATCTGTGCAGCCTGACCCACCCAGAAATGCATCACCTGCTGGTGCAGGGCATCAACATCCCAATGCTGCTGATGGGCTACGCCCTGTGACCAACCCAGCAGATCGTCCAACTGAAGCGGTCGAAATCCTCGCACCCACAATCCACTGTCGCGATCCAGTTCATACAAACGAAGTGGATCGCCAAAACCAAAGATATGCAACCCGATCATTGAGCCAACCTCCAAGAGGATTGAGCCCAAAATAAACACATCAAATTTAAGCAAAGTTCAATTTGAACAGATGACTTAAAAGGCCAAAAACGTCCGACTGAGTTTCAAGAAACTGGCACTCCTATCGAGCGAGTGCCAACTTTTTTCACCGCATTGGCCAGTTCGTCCAGCAAATCAGCCGTTGTTTCAAGGCTGATGCAAGCATCGGTGACGCTTTGGCCGTAAGTCAGAGCGGAGCGATCAGAACTGATCTTCTGATTCCCTTCCACGAGATGACTTTCCAGCATCACGCCCATGACGTGGGTTGAACCCTGCTCGACCTGAGACGCCACCGCCCTAAGAACGTCACCTTGACGGCGGTAATCCTTGTTCGAATTGCCATGACTGCAATCCACCATCAACCGATCGGGCAGACCTGCAGCATCCAGTTCAGCCGCCGCGTCCTGAATCGCTTCAAGGTGATAGTTGGTGCCTCGATTGCCGCCCCGGAGCACTAAGTGACCATCCGGATTGCCGGTGGTGCTCACGATGGAGGCGTGACCCTCACGATTGATTCCCAGGAAATGATGCGGCTTTGAAGCTGCCTGCATCGCATTGATCGCAATGGCGGCACTTCCATCGGTGCTGTTTTTGTAGCCGATCGGCATCGACAATCCTGAGGCCATCTCACGGTGGGTCTGACTTTCAGTGGTTCGGGCACCAATGGCCGTCCAACCAATGAGATCAGCAATGTATTGAGGCACCACAGGGTCGAGCAGTTCCGTGGCTGCGGGCATGCCATCTCTGGCCAGATCCAGCAGCAAGGCACGGGCCATGCGCAAGCCGGTGTTGATGTCGTAGGAACCGTCGAGATGAGGGTCGTTAATCAGCCCCTTCCAACCGACTGTGGTCCGAGGTTTCTCGAAATAAACCCGCATCACCACTTCCAGTTCCGCAGCGTGGCGTTCCCTTAAGGACGCCAATCTCCGTGCGTAATCGCGGGCGGCACCGACGTCGTGTACGGAGCACGGTCCAACGATCACAAGCAGACGATGATCCAAACCACGAAGGATGGCCTGAATGCGACCTCGTGCCGTAGCCACTGTTTCCGTCGCCTTGGCATCGATGGGTAAATCGCGATGCAGCAATGCCGGAGGCACCAATGGCCGAGTGTCCACCACATGCAGATCGTGAGTGGTGGTCATGCTCCAAACCAGGAATTCACTCAGACTACGCAAGGTGCATGCATCTGCTTAACAGCGGTTCGGAACGGTGACGCAGGACAATGGAATCGCTTTGACGTTCCTGCACCGAATCCGATGCTGAGCACTTACCGCGAGAACGCCGCCCAACGCCTGTCCCAAGGCATCCCGGCACTGCCTCTGAATGCCTCCCAGACCCAGGCGCTCACGGAGCTGCTGCAGAACCCTCCCGCTGGAGAAGAGGACGAACTGCTGCATCTGCTCAGCGAACGAATTCCGCCTGGAGTGGATGAAGCGGCCTACGTCAAAGCCACTTGGCTCAGCGCCGTGGCCCAGGGTGAAGCCGAGAGCCCACTGGTCTCTGCCTTGGACGCCACCCGACTGCTGGGAACCATGGTTGGTGGTTACAACGTTGCAGCACTGATTGAACTGCTCAAGCACGACGAGGAAGCTCTGGCCTTGTGCGCTGCGGAA
This window contains:
- the ppk1 gene encoding polyphosphate kinase 1 — translated: MAKQALDPDLYINRELSWIAFNERVLIQALDERTPLLEQAKFSAIFSNNLDEFFMVRVASLKAQVEAGINKRSEDGLTPIEQLQAIRENLAPLLRRQQDHYRTRLKQQLHDQGAHLLDYAQLNQRQQLWIDNYFQTAIFPVLTPLAVDPAHPFPFVSNLSLNVAALIRDPETGQSLLARVKVPQTILPRFVAIPTDLADSKDRPVHTAVPLEQVVAFNLELLFPGMSIEGHYFFRVTRDADLELRDLEADDLMIAIEQGLRKRRMGGEVVRLEVADEMPQDMVEMLLDGMSVEENDLYRVDGPLGLDDLFGLMAIPLAKLKDESHSGMTPAVLGRAQRSMLEDGSIKEEEFESIFSVVRRRDVLLHHPYDLFSTSVEEFINQAADDPLVMGIKMTLYRTSKDSPIIAALIRAAENGKQVMALVELKARFDEDNNIQWAKQLESSGVHVVYGVLGLKTHTKIVLVVRKEKERLRSYVHIGTGNYNSKTSRLYTDLGLLSARPELGQDLVELFNYLTGFSKQQEFRKLLVAPVSLRKGMENLIRREIEHAREGGGGHIKAKMNSLVDPEIIALLYEASQAGVIIELIIRGMCCLYPGREGVSDNISVISIIGRFLEHSRVFWFANGGEPEVYIGSADWMPRNLDRRVEAVTSIDEPALRQQLERLLQLYLDDNRGSFDMQEDGSFRQRHPEDVVCNSQLHLIEHWKKGLQTHA
- a CDS encoding RpoD/SigA family RNA polymerase sigma factor — encoded protein: MGIPLESEELTQKVSSSDPVLPTTGRRNSAARSRTSSSRSSKQSGRLATDSIGYYLSSIGRVPLLTAAEEIELAHHVQAMKELLEIPEDERTPRQCHRIRMGKRARDRMMAANLRLVVSVAKKYQNQGLELLDLVQEGAIGLERAVDKFDPAMGYKFSTYAYWWIRQGMTRAIDNSARTIRLPIHISEKLSKMRRITRELSHRFGRQPNRLELASAMGIEPRDLEDLIAQSAPCASLDAHARGEEDRSTLGELIPDPNGAEPMEGMDRSIQKEHLGGWLSQLNEREQKILKLRFGLDGAEPLTLAEIGRQINVSRERVRQLEAKAILKLRVMTNHQKAA
- a CDS encoding diacylglycerol/polyprenol kinase family protein; its protein translation is MLLSLLIISTWMLLVLSTAVICKRQWPQRRELSRKIVHIGTGPVIALAWWLEIPQSIALTVAVAVTLITAINHRWKLLPAVEDVDRQSYGTVAYGLAITLLLALFWPDQAIAACAGVLVMAFADGLAGLVGRGIESASWTFWQQHKSVAGTLTMAVVTALVLTGLALVSQSPLHPLRLSAVCAMAVGLEQLSRWGIDNLSVPLAVGLCWSWMVI
- a CDS encoding 3-deoxy-7-phosphoheptulonate synthase; this encodes MTTTHDLHVVDTRPLVPPALLHRDLPIDAKATETVATARGRIQAILRGLDHRLLVIVGPCSVHDVGAARDYARRLASLRERHAAELEVVMRVYFEKPRTTVGWKGLINDPHLDGSYDINTGLRMARALLLDLARDGMPAATELLDPVVPQYIADLIGWTAIGARTTESQTHREMASGLSMPIGYKNSTDGSAAIAINAMQAASKPHHFLGINREGHASIVSTTGNPDGHLVLRGGNRGTNYHLEAIQDAAAELDAAGLPDRLMVDCSHGNSNKDYRRQGDVLRAVASQVEQGSTHVMGVMLESHLVEGNQKISSDRSALTYGQSVTDACISLETTADLLDELANAVKKVGTRSIGVPVS